From a single Francisella halioticida genomic region:
- a CDS encoding MFS transporter, giving the protein MKKEISIKNILFAGLATSVEYFDFALFAYVTIYISAIFFPDNNATVATIKTFGMFAAGYLMRPIGGVFFGNLGDKVGRKKILIITVTLMAISSAMIAFTPGYSSIGIASVVLIIFARMIQGFSIGGEYNGVLAILSEQAPDNKRGLITAFGTFFSGFGVFFGTVIVFIFSEILTKQQMHAYGWRLCFVIGTILAIIVLVMQFLQSESPEYLKAKEDGVLDDTPVVSAIKEYPYQILIVFALAGYLGIVYYMVAAFIPSILEGTLNYSTNTAMFVTMIASICYFATAPLWGAVSDKIGRKKVLLISCIGIGLLIYPSLFVINSMNSTLLSCIVMSILMLLISAATATFVVTINELFPTHLRFSGVGTGYNISNALLGGTVPLVSSILIVYFGQMAPGIYAVIASIIIVVVIAKMPETKGIKLEE; this is encoded by the coding sequence ATGAAAAAAGAAATATCTATAAAAAATATATTATTTGCAGGGCTTGCAACAAGTGTTGAGTATTTTGACTTCGCACTATTTGCTTATGTCACAATATATATATCAGCAATTTTTTTTCCTGATAATAATGCAACCGTTGCAACAATTAAAACATTTGGTATGTTTGCAGCAGGATATCTAATGAGGCCTATAGGTGGAGTTTTTTTTGGAAACCTAGGTGATAAGGTAGGACGTAAGAAAATACTTATAATAACTGTAACCTTAATGGCAATCTCTTCTGCCATGATAGCATTTACCCCAGGTTATAGTAGCATTGGTATTGCATCTGTAGTATTGATAATTTTTGCACGCATGATTCAAGGATTTTCTATTGGAGGGGAGTATAATGGCGTATTAGCAATATTAAGTGAACAAGCCCCTGATAATAAAAGAGGATTGATCACAGCGTTTGGGACATTTTTTTCAGGTTTTGGTGTCTTCTTTGGTACAGTTATAGTTTTTATATTTTCTGAGATATTAACAAAACAACAAATGCATGCTTATGGTTGGAGGTTATGTTTTGTTATAGGTACGATTCTGGCTATTATTGTATTAGTTATGCAGTTTTTGCAAAGTGAGTCACCTGAATATCTTAAAGCGAAAGAAGATGGCGTATTAGATGACACTCCAGTTGTTTCAGCAATCAAAGAATATCCTTACCAAATATTGATAGTATTTGCATTAGCAGGGTACTTAGGTATCGTTTATTATATGGTCGCAGCTTTTATTCCATCTATTTTGGAAGGAACTTTAAATTATTCTACAAATACAGCAATGTTTGTGACAATGATTGCTTCGATATGTTATTTCGCAACAGCACCGCTATGGGGCGCAGTTTCCGATAAAATAGGGCGTAAAAAAGTATTATTAATATCTTGTATTGGTATTGGATTGTTGATTTATCCTAGTTTATTTGTGATAAATAGTATGAACTCTACTTTATTATCATGTATTGTGATGTCTATTTTAATGTTACTTATATCGGCGGCTACAGCTACGTTTGTAGTTACTATTAATGAGCTATTCCCGACACATCTTAGATTTAGTGGAGTAGGTACAGGCTATAATATCAGTAATGCTTTATTAGGTGGCACGGTACCATTGGTTTCTAGCATATTAATAGTTTATTTTGGTCAGATGGCTCCAGGGATCTATGCGGTTATAGCCTCAATTATAATTGTTGTAGTTATTGCTAAAATGCCTGAAACTAAGGGTATAAAACTAGAAGAATAA
- the hisG gene encoding ATP phosphoribosyltransferase, with amino-acid sequence MRKRLRVAIQKKGRLYDSSMELFNKIGIKVEFSSKSNLLCHSINAPIDFLFVRDDDIPTLVNGNVCDFGVVGENVLEEYLLSIKATNKNNDIIKTKKLRFGKCRLSIAVPNNAGDNLNDLKNTRIATSYPYLVQQFSESQNLDLDLLSISGSVEIAPNLQMASSICDLVSTGRTLEENNLKEIHTIMKSQAILIRSNKSFGDELEEYYQLLLRRIEGVKHAQERKYIMFHIDKNAVDTITHILPGHEGQTIMPIYGDTKVAVHLVTKEGVFWGTLEKLKEAGASSILVLPIEKMLE; translated from the coding sequence ATGAGAAAGAGATTAAGAGTTGCTATACAAAAGAAAGGCAGACTATACGATAGTTCTATGGAATTATTTAATAAAATAGGTATTAAAGTTGAGTTTTCGAGTAAAAGTAATCTGTTATGTCACTCAATAAATGCTCCCATTGATTTTCTTTTTGTAAGAGATGATGATATCCCGACGTTAGTAAACGGCAATGTATGTGATTTTGGTGTAGTTGGTGAAAATGTTTTAGAAGAGTATCTATTAAGCATAAAAGCTACTAATAAAAATAACGATATTATCAAAACCAAGAAGCTAAGGTTTGGTAAATGTAGATTATCTATAGCTGTACCTAATAATGCTGGAGATAATTTAAATGATTTAAAAAATACTAGAATAGCAACTTCATATCCTTATTTAGTTCAGCAGTTTTCAGAGAGCCAAAATTTGGATCTTGATCTACTATCTATTTCAGGGTCTGTTGAAATAGCTCCAAATCTACAAATGGCAAGCTCAATATGTGATTTAGTTTCTACAGGAAGAACATTAGAAGAGAATAATCTTAAAGAAATTCATACCATAATGAAAAGCCAAGCTATCTTGATTCGTTCAAACAAGAGCTTTGGTGATGAATTGGAAGAATATTATCAATTATTGCTTAGAAGAATTGAGGGTGTTAAACATGCTCAAGAGCGTAAATATATTATGTTTCATATTGATAAAAATGCTGTAGACACAATCACACATATTTTACCAGGTCATGAAGGACAAACTATTATGCCCATATATGGTGATACTAAAGTAGCAGTACATTTAGTCACTAAAGAGGGTGTTTTTTGGGGAACTCTAGAAAAGTTAAAAGAAGCTGGTGCTAGTTCAATATTAGTTTTACCAATAGAGAAAATGTTGGAGTAA
- a CDS encoding YerC/YecD family TrpR-related protein — translation MSEIENNEENLQDLYEVFTNFESIGEAKLFLEDLCTPVDLMAMAARWRVVKELKKDKPYRQIYAETGVSLTTITRVARCLSYGTNGYNIVYNKIKKEN, via the coding sequence ATGTCTGAAATAGAAAATAACGAAGAAAATTTACAAGATCTTTATGAAGTTTTCACAAACTTTGAATCTATAGGTGAAGCAAAGCTTTTTTTAGAGGATTTATGTACGCCAGTTGATTTAATGGCTATGGCAGCTCGTTGGAGAGTAGTCAAAGAGTTAAAAAAAGATAAACCATATCGGCAGATTTATGCCGAGACAGGGGTTAGCCTAACGACCATTACTAGAGTTGCAAGGTGTCTAAGCTATGGAACAAATGGTTATAATATTGTCTATAACAAAATTAAAAAAGAGAATTAA
- a CDS encoding YdcF family protein, with product MKKIIILNLLLAISNLAFANKNSIISYIESNIPFYNSSNNSKLIALTTSSKEIQLKQEAITNVQYVTKNGDDSNSAANKQNLKNAINYLNQALKNTPEESTESLQLRLSLFSLKLDIHDYKKADETIIQLSQDFPKEPVVQIYTIAYLDLLNLKNYNLSLRNLQKLKWSKTDDFIKTFKIIKNSFYLQINTNANQIQIEANSPTVIIINGYNLNEDSSMNNILVKRLQKGLEAHQRYPRAKIIVAGGKPKLGVTESYRMKQWLVKSGVPSNSIIQEDQSSSTVWGAIDTFKILDDFKPKIKNIILVTSSSDIRRTNAIFQQENLNTKSNIKFHNIVSGVRGYNIMMPISENERAIIIKDTLRIAGIWQMPGMVF from the coding sequence TTGAAAAAAATAATAATACTAAACTTACTTCTTGCTATATCAAATTTAGCTTTTGCTAATAAAAATAGTATTATCTCCTATATTGAATCAAATATTCCTTTTTATAATAGTAGCAATAATAGCAAACTGATAGCTTTAACAACTAGCTCAAAAGAAATTCAACTAAAGCAAGAAGCTATAACAAATGTTCAATATGTCACAAAAAATGGTGACGATAGTAATAGTGCTGCTAATAAACAGAATTTAAAAAATGCTATAAATTACTTAAATCAGGCTCTTAAAAATACTCCAGAAGAATCTACAGAATCACTTCAATTACGACTATCTCTATTCTCTCTTAAGCTAGATATTCATGACTATAAAAAAGCAGATGAAACAATTATACAACTTTCACAAGACTTTCCAAAAGAACCTGTCGTCCAAATATATACGATAGCATATTTAGATTTACTCAATCTAAAAAACTATAACTTATCGCTACGGAACTTGCAGAAATTAAAATGGTCAAAAACAGATGATTTCATAAAAACATTTAAGATAATAAAAAATAGCTTCTACCTACAAATCAATACTAATGCAAACCAAATACAAATAGAAGCTAACTCCCCTACAGTTATTATCATTAACGGCTATAATCTTAATGAAGATAGCTCAATGAACAATATACTAGTAAAAAGATTACAAAAAGGATTAGAAGCTCATCAAAGATATCCACGTGCTAAAATTATAGTTGCTGGTGGTAAACCTAAATTAGGGGTCACAGAATCCTATAGAATGAAACAATGGCTCGTTAAAAGTGGCGTACCTAGCAATAGCATAATTCAAGAAGATCAGTCAAGCAGTACTGTCTGGGGAGCTATTGACACATTCAAAATACTAGATGATTTTAAACCAAAAATCAAAAATATAATTCTAGTCACATCATCATCAGATATTAGAAGAACTAATGCAATATTTCAGCAAGAAAATCTAAATACTAAATCAAATATTAAATTCCATAATATTGTCTCAGGAGTGAGAGGATATAACATTATGATGCCTATATCTGAAAATGAAAGGGCTATAATCATAAAAGACACCCTAAGAATAGCTGGTATATGGCAAATGCCAGGTATGGTATTTTAA
- the hisC gene encoding histidinol-phosphate transaminase, giving the protein MQNQTTENLIRKDLQRFSAYSSARSLKVDGDIWLNANESPYNDENLFNRYPLQQPQELVQRLAGIYKVKTDNLLITRGSDEGIDLLFRLYCEYQKDSVFAVEPTFGMYKIAAQLQGVKYNTIKLEQEDNLKLNITKLLENIPNNCKLVFLCTPNNPTGKSLSLADIEKVLANLAGKCIVVVDEAYIEFSSEQSATTLIDKYQNLVVLRTLSKSFGMAGLRLGTIISNANMIEWLRKILAPYPIPKTTETTILSLLDNKSLAKLDSQVEEIKQQRQIILEKLEQLAIVNKVYSSDANFLLVRFNKEVFDDLIVNNIVVRSMAHFFNHEKILRISIGTSVENKKLIEILQKLSSDYEEK; this is encoded by the coding sequence ATGCAAAATCAAACCACAGAAAACCTTATTCGTAAAGATTTACAAAGATTTAGTGCATATTCATCCGCACGCTCTTTGAAAGTAGATGGAGATATATGGTTAAATGCTAATGAATCTCCTTATAATGATGAGAATTTGTTTAACCGTTATCCTTTACAACAACCTCAAGAGTTAGTTCAGCGTCTAGCAGGGATATATAAAGTAAAAACTGATAATTTGTTGATTACTAGAGGCAGTGATGAAGGGATTGATCTGTTATTTAGATTATATTGTGAATATCAAAAAGATAGTGTATTTGCTGTAGAGCCTACATTTGGGATGTATAAAATAGCTGCGCAATTACAAGGAGTAAAATATAATACTATAAAGCTTGAGCAAGAAGATAATTTAAAACTTAATATTACTAAGCTTTTAGAAAATATTCCTAATAATTGTAAGTTAGTTTTCTTATGTACTCCCAATAATCCGACAGGTAAATCATTATCTTTAGCTGATATTGAAAAGGTATTAGCAAATTTGGCAGGTAAATGTATAGTTGTTGTCGATGAGGCATATATAGAGTTTAGTAGTGAACAATCAGCGACTACTCTTATAGATAAATATCAAAATCTAGTTGTCCTAAGAACATTATCAAAATCTTTTGGTATGGCAGGGCTTAGATTAGGTACTATAATTTCTAATGCTAATATGATTGAATGGTTAAGAAAAATATTAGCACCATATCCAATTCCAAAGACTACTGAAACTACGATATTAAGTTTACTTGATAATAAAAGCTTAGCTAAGTTAGACAGTCAAGTTGAAGAAATAAAACAGCAGAGACAGATAATATTAGAGAAGTTAGAGCAATTAGCAATAGTAAACAAAGTATACTCATCAGATGCAAATTTTTTACTAGTTCGTTTTAATAAAGAAGTTTTTGATGATTTAATCGTAAATAACATAGTTGTCCGTTCTATGGCGCATTTTTTTAATCATGAAAAGATATTAAGAATAAGTATTGGAACATCAGTTGAAAATAAAAAACTAATCGAAATATTACAAAAATTAAGCAGTGATTATGAAGAAAAATAA
- the hisB gene encoding bifunctional histidinol-phosphatase/imidazoleglycerol-phosphate dehydratase HisB produces MKKNKYLFIDRDGTLIVEPAIDKQIDSIEKLEFFEGVFEALKKLQKAGFKLVMVSNQDGLGTDSFPQKDFDAPHDLMMKIFKSQGIEFEDTLICPHFSHENCNCRKPKVSLLMDYLVEQKISLKDSYVIGDRETDVQLAQNIKVNPIQIGRDEYQTWDDITTAILNKPRVAEIKRVTNETNIIVKVNLDAPGTREIETDLGFFDHMLDQIIKHAGISAVIKAKGDLHIDDHHCVEDVAITLSQAIAQALGDKYGINRYGFLLPMDEALVEIALDLSGRNYCSFEANFDREMVGDLSVELVKHFFVSFAEGLKATLHIKVTGENTHHMIEACFKGLGKVLKQAVAKDGIDEIPSSKGVL; encoded by the coding sequence ATGAAGAAAAATAAGTATTTATTTATTGATAGAGATGGTACTTTAATTGTTGAGCCAGCTATAGATAAGCAGATTGATAGTATTGAGAAACTAGAGTTTTTTGAGGGTGTATTTGAAGCTCTTAAGAAACTACAAAAAGCAGGTTTTAAACTTGTGATGGTATCAAATCAAGATGGCCTTGGGACAGATTCTTTTCCTCAAAAAGATTTTGATGCTCCTCATGATCTGATGATGAAGATATTTAAATCGCAAGGTATCGAATTTGAAGATACTTTAATATGTCCACACTTTTCTCATGAAAACTGTAATTGTCGTAAGCCTAAAGTTAGTTTGTTGATGGATTATTTAGTAGAGCAAAAAATTTCTCTAAAAGATAGCTATGTGATTGGCGATAGAGAAACAGATGTTCAGTTAGCTCAAAATATAAAGGTTAACCCTATTCAAATAGGTCGGGATGAATATCAAACTTGGGATGATATCACTACAGCTATACTAAATAAGCCTAGAGTAGCTGAAATTAAGCGTGTAACTAATGAGACTAATATTATTGTAAAAGTTAATTTGGATGCACCTGGAACTAGAGAAATAGAGACAGATCTAGGCTTCTTTGATCATATGCTTGATCAGATTATAAAACATGCTGGTATAAGTGCTGTAATTAAGGCTAAAGGCGATCTTCATATCGATGATCATCACTGTGTTGAGGACGTTGCAATTACACTTTCTCAAGCAATAGCTCAAGCTCTAGGTGATAAGTATGGTATTAATCGCTATGGTTTTTTATTACCAATGGATGAGGCTTTAGTTGAAATTGCTCTAGATTTAAGTGGTAGAAACTATTGCTCATTTGAAGCAAACTTTGATCGTGAAATGGTTGGGGATTTATCTGTAGAGTTAGTAAAACATTTCTTTGTATCTTTTGCTGAAGGTCTAAAGGCAACGCTACATATCAAAGTAACAGGTGAAAATACTCATCATATGATAGAGGCTTGTTTTAAGGGCTTAGGTAAGGTTCTTAAACAGGCAGTTGCTAAAGATGGTATAGATGAGATTCCAAGCTCAAAGGGAGTATTATGA
- the xseB gene encoding exodeoxyribonuclease VII small subunit — translation MATQSKKFAKNYETLEQINEKLQDNQDNPALLDELAPMLEQASKSYKLCKERIDAAQKFIDEFDS, via the coding sequence ATGGCAACACAAAGTAAAAAGTTTGCAAAAAATTATGAAACGTTAGAACAAATAAATGAGAAGCTTCAGGATAATCAAGATAATCCAGCATTATTGGATGAATTAGCCCCTATGTTAGAGCAAGCTTCTAAAAGCTATAAACTGTGTAAAGAAAGAATTGATGCTGCTCAGAAATTTATAGATGAGTTTGATAGTTAA
- the hisH gene encoding imidazole glycerol phosphate synthase subunit HisH, with translation MIAIIDCCGSNFASIKYAFEKLGQEIVLTHDAEVIKKAACVIFPGVGHAKSAVANLKKYDLDKLIQQLKQPVLGICLGMQIMYSFSEEGNTACLGIIPEKVKAFKKTQGFSIPHMGWNSLQNINKNHFLFKDIAEDDYVYFVHSFYAELNRFSIATNDYINDFTAMVNKDNFYGIQFHPEKSGNVGMKILENFIQGVL, from the coding sequence ATGATAGCGATAATAGATTGTTGTGGTAGTAACTTTGCTTCAATAAAATATGCCTTTGAAAAGCTAGGGCAAGAAATAGTCTTAACGCATGATGCTGAAGTTATTAAAAAAGCAGCTTGTGTAATTTTTCCAGGTGTAGGACATGCTAAATCAGCAGTGGCAAATTTAAAAAAGTATGACTTAGATAAGCTTATTCAACAACTAAAACAGCCGGTGTTAGGTATTTGTTTAGGAATGCAAATTATGTATAGTTTTTCTGAAGAAGGAAATACAGCTTGTCTGGGTATTATTCCTGAGAAAGTAAAAGCTTTTAAGAAAACTCAAGGTTTTAGTATTCCACATATGGGTTGGAATAGCTTACAAAATATAAACAAAAATCATTTTTTATTTAAAGATATTGCAGAAGATGATTATGTATATTTTGTACATAGTTTTTATGCTGAACTTAATAGATTTAGCATCGCTACTAATGACTATATAAATGATTTCACTGCGATGGTAAATAAAGATAATTTTTATGGTATTCAGTTTCATCCTGAGAAGTCAGGTAATGTTGGGATGAAGATTTTAGAGAATTTTATACAAGGAGTTTTGTAG
- the hisD gene encoding histidinol dehydrogenase, which yields MIGIYNWQNISLVKQKELLNRPINANKSSLIEGVKNILSEVKQKGDSALLSFTAKFDGVDLDSIEISQDEIKNAYSLVSQNDIDLIKSSIARISNYHEIMKPKTTICDTSDGVICKKVYKPIEKVGLYVPGGSAPLVSTLIMLAVPAQIAGCKEVYVTTPCDKSGNVHPLILIAADICKVSKIYKLGGAQAIAASAYGTETVAKVNKIYGPGNSWVTEAKQQVSNDSQGAAIDLPAGPSEILVIADESSDPRFVAADLLAQAEHGIDSQALLIITDKNLADKVKQEVFKQTSSAERKAIIEKSLENSAIIVVDTLSQAINIANEYASEHLILNIKNADDYIDSIENAGAVFVGPWAVEALGDYITGSNHVLPTYGYAKAYSGLATIDFMKAISIQNVSKQGIKNIGEMAMRLAYIEGLKAHENAVKIRLESL from the coding sequence ATGATTGGAATATATAATTGGCAAAACATTAGCTTAGTAAAGCAGAAAGAGCTTCTAAATCGTCCAATTAATGCTAATAAATCTAGCCTAATTGAAGGTGTGAAAAATATCTTAAGTGAAGTAAAACAAAAAGGTGACAGTGCTCTTTTGAGTTTTACTGCTAAATTTGATGGTGTTGACTTAGATAGTATTGAAATTTCACAAGATGAAATCAAGAATGCTTATTCGTTAGTTTCACAAAATGATATTGATTTGATCAAAAGTTCTATAGCTCGTATATCTAACTATCATGAAATTATGAAACCAAAGACTACTATTTGTGATACTAGTGATGGTGTGATTTGTAAAAAAGTTTATAAACCTATCGAAAAGGTTGGTCTATATGTGCCTGGAGGTTCAGCCCCTTTAGTATCAACTTTAATAATGTTAGCAGTTCCAGCACAAATTGCAGGATGTAAAGAAGTTTATGTAACTACTCCTTGTGATAAAAGTGGTAATGTCCATCCGTTAATTTTAATAGCTGCAGATATTTGTAAAGTATCAAAGATTTATAAGTTAGGTGGGGCTCAGGCAATAGCTGCGTCAGCTTATGGCACAGAAACAGTAGCAAAAGTTAATAAAATCTATGGGCCAGGAAATTCGTGGGTTACAGAAGCAAAGCAACAGGTATCTAACGATAGTCAAGGAGCTGCAATAGATTTGCCAGCCGGACCTTCTGAGATTTTAGTAATAGCTGATGAGAGTTCAGATCCAAGATTTGTTGCTGCAGACTTATTAGCGCAAGCCGAGCATGGAATTGATTCACAAGCTTTATTGATTATAACTGATAAAAACTTAGCTGATAAAGTTAAGCAAGAAGTTTTTAAACAAACTAGTTCAGCTGAAAGAAAAGCTATAATTGAGAAGTCTTTAGAAAATAGTGCAATTATTGTTGTAGATACACTTAGCCAAGCAATCAATATAGCCAATGAATATGCTTCGGAGCATCTTATTTTGAATATTAAAAATGCTGATGATTATATTGATAGTATTGAAAATGCAGGAGCTGTATTTGTAGGACCTTGGGCTGTTGAAGCATTAGGAGACTATATTACAGGCTCAAATCATGTTTTACCTACTTATGGTTATGCCAAAGCTTATAGTGGTTTAGCAACTATAGATTTTATGAAAGCAATAAGCATTCAAAATGTATCAAAGCAAGGGATAAAAAATATAGGTGAAATGGCTATGAGACTAGCATATATAGAAGGTCTTAAAGCTCATGAAAATGCGGTAAAAATTCGTTTGGAGAGCTTATAA
- a CDS encoding IS3 family transposase: MSKKRVTYTADFKAKVIIELLEGNMTVNEIASKYDLLPKNVHNWKQQFLSNACLAFDKSSIVKEYKQEIDELRKDKDATSKKLVEVIVERDFLMGKLKSLVSSNDRVNSVDTKLELSLNNQLKLLSVSKSVYYYTPISKFSSNDDIKLLNAIDLIHTKHPYYGTRSLVKLLNRLGFLVGRKLIKSAMEFMGIKALYPKKKTTVINKQHKKYPYLLNVFKNETNQVVIDKANKVWSADITYIRLECGYAYLVAIIDWHSKKTLAWKISNTMDTHLTTSVLKEALFKYGKPDIFNSDQGTQYTAKEHIKILSDNKINISMDAKGRSIDNIAIERFWRTLKYENVYPASYITMKEAKVGIKEYIDIYNNERLHSSIGYMTPDEVYSGILDAA, translated from the coding sequence ATGAGTAAAAAAAGAGTAACGTATACAGCTGATTTTAAAGCTAAAGTAATTATAGAATTGCTAGAAGGCAATATGACAGTTAATGAGATAGCAAGTAAGTATGATTTACTTCCTAAAAACGTGCACAATTGGAAGCAGCAATTTTTATCTAATGCTTGCTTAGCATTTGATAAAAGCTCTATTGTTAAGGAGTATAAGCAGGAAATAGATGAGCTTAGAAAAGATAAAGATGCAACAAGTAAAAAACTAGTCGAGGTAATAGTAGAGAGGGATTTTTTAATGGGAAAGCTAAAAAGCTTGGTATCATCAAATGATAGAGTAAACTCTGTAGATACTAAGCTAGAATTATCTTTAAATAATCAGCTTAAACTATTATCTGTATCTAAGAGTGTGTACTATTATACACCAATATCAAAATTTAGTAGTAATGATGATATTAAACTATTAAATGCAATAGATTTGATACATACTAAACATCCATATTATGGTACGAGAAGTCTAGTAAAGTTGCTAAATAGATTAGGATTTCTAGTTGGAAGGAAGCTAATCAAAAGTGCTATGGAATTCATGGGTATTAAGGCATTGTATCCTAAAAAAAAGACAACTGTCATTAATAAGCAACACAAGAAATATCCATACTTACTTAATGTATTTAAAAATGAGACGAATCAGGTTGTTATAGATAAAGCTAATAAGGTATGGAGTGCTGATATCACGTATATTAGACTAGAATGTGGGTATGCATATTTAGTAGCCATAATAGATTGGCATAGCAAGAAAACACTAGCTTGGAAGATTTCTAATACTATGGATACACATCTAACAACTAGTGTGTTAAAAGAAGCGTTATTTAAATATGGTAAACCTGATATCTTTAACTCTGATCAAGGAACTCAATATACAGCAAAAGAGCATATTAAAATATTATCTGATAATAAAATAAATATATCTATGGATGCTAAAGGAAGATCTATAGATAATATTGCAATTGAGAGATTTTGGAGAACACTGAAATATGAAAATGTTTATCCGGCATCATATATAACTATGAAAGAGGCTAAAGTAGGTATCAAAGAATATATTGATATTTACAACAATGAAAGACTACATTCTAGTATTGGATATATGACTCCTGATGAAGTATATTCTGGTATTTTAGATGCTGCATAA